TCCTTGAACAAGACCTTTTCGACCTTGATGAAGGGTCTGGACAAGTCTGCATACTTGGAGAATTTCATAGCTAGGCTTGTTCTTCTGAAGAGCTATAAGCGGTTTCCCGACGATGAGGAGTTCGCTTCAAAACTTGCCACAAATGACTCCTACCACTTCAAGAGGCGGCTATACCTGCTGCGGAAACTGGAGAACTTTGCCAGAAAAGAACCTATCAGCATCACCGACTACACTATTGAACATGTTTTGCCGCAGAATCCCAATCTTTCTGAGGAATGGCGGAGTGATCTCGGCGATTCTTGGAAAGAGGTTCAAACTGCATGGTTGCACACCTTAGGCAACCTGACTCTCACCGGGTACAACTCTGAGTACAGCGATAAGAGCTTCCACGAAAAGAAGACCATGAAGGGTGGCTTCGACAGTAGCCCTCTTAAGCTGAATGCGTCTGTGCGAGTGCATCAGATTTGGAATGAGGCGGCGATTGGACAACGTGCTTCGGAACTGACGACGTTGGCGACGTCAGTTTGGTTACGTCCACAGGTCGCCAGCAGGTTCCTGGTCAACGAATCGAAGCCGAAACCCGTCAGTTTGATGGCTCAACTTTATCCAGATTTTGCTGAAAGTGTTTGGAGGGTTGCTCACCATGCCCTACGAGAGGAAGTCCTGGCCCTGGACCCAACTATCACCGAAGAGATCGGGAATCAGGTTATCAGCTTCAGCTCAACACGGCCGTTCGCTGATGTTTACATTGCTAATGATCGGCTCGTGGTTCAGGCCAAGGTGCCAGCGGGGACTCTCGATGATCCCCACGGCATTTGTACCGACATTAGTACGATAGTTCATCCGGGAGTCGGGAATCTCCGGATGTATCTGGAAAACGCAAGTGATCTTCCGAAAATAATGGGCGTCATACGTCAGGCCTTTGATGAGCAACTCGATGATTCATCTGAGGCCAGTGCCGAGTTTGATTCCCTGGAAGTCGATGCCGATGTTCTTAGAGCATCTTTGGATCCTGCGTTGCTGGTTCCCACACCTTCCGCGCAGGCTGCGGGTGACGAACCGCCCTCGCTCTTCGACGAGTAGGCATACTGATTTGGCGTGCTTGAGGTCGCGTAGTGCATGGGCTTATAGGCGCACAGGTGTGGCCGCTTCATTCCCTTACACTGTGGTCCACGGGCTGGCGGTCCACGACGTGACGACGCCGTTACGTAAGGATCTGCGGCTGTGAAGCAGTCTGCCGGCCCTTCGTGGCTAGTGGGGAAATGAGTTCGTGTCGTTGAAGACAAGGGGGCCCGTGGCCCTGCTGCAGCACGTCCTGGCCCGGCACGTACCAGTCCCGCTCCGGTGTTCGACGGAAGCCCAGCCACCGATACAGGCTATGCGCCCGTCGCAATGAACGTGGCGCTGGTGATGCTGATCGCTCCGATGCCCGACAGCTGCCGGGCGTGCTCCACGATCGCGCGCACCACGGCACGGCACGGCCCACGCCGCCGCCCTGGTGCGCCGGGTCAAGGGCCAGCATCCGGAACTCCAGCTCCCCGTCCGTCGCGATCTCGCTGTAGGGCTGGCCGGCGAAGGTCAGCGTCACCGCTGCCACTA
The Arthrobacter sp. PGP41 genome window above contains:
- a CDS encoding GNAT family N-acetyltransferase, giving the protein MSVVFRPAVPADLPEVRRITRDAYLRAGHFAADHPYMGVLEDVEHRAEHAQVWVAEAAGTVVAAVTLTFAGQPYSEIATDGELEFRMLALDPAHQGGGVGRAVPWCARSWSTPGSCRASERSASPAPRSLRRAHSLYRWLGFRRTPERDWYVPGQDVLQQGHGPPCLQRHELISPLATKGRQTASQPQILT